In bacterium, the genomic stretch AGCCAGATACCGGAAGTTTCGAGCTTTGCGACGATGCCGAGAATGAGCGCGAGGGGCAGTTTAACCGCCCAGTTGCCTATAACGGATGCTACCGCAGGTCCAATTGTGTAGCCGGCTCCATACTGAGCGCCCATCCAGGCATTAGATAACGGAACGAACAGAAGGAAGGGCGCAACAATCCTGAGATAACGTGAACCTACATCGATTACCTCAGCCTGACCAGGACTGAACAGAGATACCAGCCACCTTGCGCCCAGAAAGATTGCGAGCGACAAAAAAAACTGCAAGAGTATTCCTGCGATATAGCTCGAACGAACAACCCCTTCAGCTTTTGAGACTGAACCTTCTCCAAGGGATTGACCCACAAGGGATTGAGTCGCTACGCTCAATCCTACGAGAAAAATGAAAGGTATTCCAATGATGCGCAGACCTACCGTAAATGCTGCCTGAGCCGTAACCCCGAACACGGCGGCAACTGAAAACATAAGCATGCCTGTTAACGGTCTGGTTATTCCCTGTATGAGAGCAAAAAAACCTATTTTTAGGAAACTCCAGATGAACTGTATCTTGGGAACAACGAACGTCAAAAGTCGCTTCCTGGACGCGGTAACGACTGCAAGAATCAATCCGGAAAAGGACGCTATGCCTGTTGCAACACCTGCTCCTAGCACGCCTAACTTCGGGAAACCTAGCCAGCCGAAAATGAACAGTGGATCGAGTGCGATGTTGATTACGTTCGCAAGAAAAGAAACGATAAGCGGAGAAAGACTGTCACCGGTCGCTTGAAGCCCGGTATAGATTACGGTCGACATATATACGATGGGAAGGATTGAAAAAAGCGCTATAAGGTAAGGCGTGCCGATGGCAACAACTTCTTTGCCCGAACCGAAGAGCGTCAATATAGACCTGCTCAAAGGAATGCCTGCAACGGCAATAACAATACCGAGAACGACTGCTACAACAAGGCCGTTGAATAAGTAAACCCTTGCCCTCTCCACATCTTTTGCACCGGTATAGCGGGCTACAAACGCCATTGTTCCTGCAGTTGAAAGTTGTGAGAGCGCTATCAATACGCCGAATACCGACCCCGATACTCCAACCGCCGCAAGAGCAATCTTGCCCAGACGTCCGACCCATAACGCATCCACGATACTCATAAGCTCTGAAAAAAAGGCTGATAGAGCGACAGGCCAGGCTATTTTTGTTAAGAGGGATAAAGTCTTACTCTTACTAACACTCTCAATCAAGAAAAGTCCTTATGATGTCCCCACTTCCTTTTTTGCTTAGCGGTCTACTGAGCGCCCCGGGGCAATCGTCCGCTAGGCGGCTGTTCTGTAGGTGGAGGCGTAACAGGTTCCTTAGGTGTTGTGTCCTGAACTTCCGGCTGTATCACGGGAGTCTGGGGCACCGTGTCTTGCCCTGGTACTTCGCCCTCAATAGGTTTAGGGTTGTGTATGGCGTTTATCTCCCGCCATAACTTGAGAGCCTCGTCCTCCTGAACTCGTGCGAATCTGAGGTAGTTAATCTGGCTTCTGCGCTTCTCCGGGGTCCAGTCGAACTGGCTGGTCATCTCTTGAGGATAAGGAATACAGCTATCTTCATCGCAGGCAGCTGTTAGATATTCCACCTCGGTTTTATACAGCTTCGAAATAGAGATGAGTTTAGCCTGAACGTCAGGAAACTCCGGAGCAATGCGTTCAAGATATGTGGCGGCAAAACTCCTATCCTCTATCAACTGGGTAAACATCGTATAATTAGTTAAAACTATCGTGTCAAAATCCTCTTGCGGGATGTCCTGGAATTTTCCTGTTTCAAGGGTCTGCAGCCAGAAGTTTATTCCAGCCATACCGCAGTAGTAGTCGGAAACCTTTTCGGTATCAAGAACTTCCTCCGCTATAGCGAACGACCGGACAATGGCCTCTCTGCGGGTTGGCGGAACCGTGCGACCTTCTATCAGGCAGACTTTTCTTGGAAAAGCCTCTGCAAGCGTATACCCTTCTCTAAGACTTCTATAGGTTCTGACTATGAACTCCCTGCCGCCTCTCTGGTAACCGGTAATGATTCCCCAGTCAGGATACATGGTCATTCCGAAACCAAGCACTGGACTGCCTGCATCGATGGTCTGAAGGATTGATTGACGCATTGACTCGCGGTTGTTTTCAGTCTTTTCAAGCTCCAGGTTTTTGTATTCGTAACCCAGCGCCTTAAGGGCCGCCAGATCGCATCTATATCCCTCAGATGCCTGCGTCGCCATCATCGACCAGTCTCTAGATATCTGGAACCTGAAAGCGGCTCCGGAAAGACCCATAAGCATTGTATAATCGAGATTATCCTTCAGAAAGTTTGACGCTCGTGTAAGTGAAAGGATGTAGGAGTTGTTCATGCCGTCATTTTCCTTTAAAGGACCTATTCCTTGAAGCATCACCGCGTCCGAGGAGTATGTCAGTTCGGGTAGTCGCTGTTCAAGGTAGAGACCCATGGGGCCTGCAGGAAACATGAAGCTGAGATTTTCTTCGCCTCTGTCAATGATAACTTCTACGGAGTCCACGGCCATGTTCTTAGCCGCCTCAAGCTCTTCAATTGATTGAACGCCGTTTCCATTATAGGCGCGCAAGATATCGCCCTCGTGAATCTTGAGCTGTGCAGCGACGCTGCCCGGCACGATTCCTATTACAACAAGAAATGGCTCTTCCCCATTTTTATTCGAACGTCCCCCTCCTTTAGCGGCATGCACAGCCACAAAACATCCTGATACGAAGATAAGTGTTGCAAATCTCCAAACCAACTTCATTTTGCCTCCTTGAACATCTTCAATGAAAATTCCTCAACCG encodes the following:
- a CDS encoding MATE family efflux transporter; the protein is MSIVDALWVGRLGKIALAAVGVSGSVFGVLIALSQLSTAGTMAFVARYTGAKDVERARVYLFNGLVVAVVLGIVIAVAGIPLSRSILTLFGSGKEVVAIGTPYLIALFSILPIVYMSTVIYTGLQATGDSLSPLIVSFLANVINIALDPLFIFGWLGFPKLGVLGAGVATGIASFSGLILAVVTASRKRLLTFVVPKIQFIWSFLKIGFFALIQGITRPLTGMLMFSVAAVFGVTAQAAFTVGLRIIGIPFIFLVGLSVATQSLVGQSLGEGSVSKAEGVVRSSYIAGILLQFFLSLAIFLGARWLVSLFSPGQAEVIDVGSRYLRIVAPFLLFVPLSNAWMGAQYGAGYTIGPAVASVIGNWAVKLPLALILGIVAKLETSGIWLAIGISVVAETAVNGIFFSTGRWKKVAV